The following DNA comes from Miscanthus floridulus cultivar M001 chromosome 5, ASM1932011v1, whole genome shotgun sequence.
GTTTGCAGAGGCAAATGCTGAGGACTCCAACGCTGGTGCTGGATCAAAGGACTATGTGCACGTGCGAATTCAGCAGCGCAACGGAAGAAAGAGTCTGACAACTGTTCAGGGCTTGAAGAAAGAGTACAGCTACAACAAGATCCTCAAGGATCTCAAAAAAGAGTTCTGCTGCAATGGTACTGTAGTCCAGGATCCAGAGCTAGGCCAGGTAAGAAGTAGCACTCAGTACTCACTTCCTTTTATTGGTTTAACTTTAACTTCTCATATTATCTAAATGTCATATTGGTAATTCATTCATCTGATGTATATTGTAGGCCATTCAACTGCAAGGTGATCAGCGTAAAAATGTTGCTACTTTCCTAGTCCAGGTAAGTTATATTACACCAGGCGCGC
Coding sequences within:
- the LOC136453184 gene encoding protein translation factor SUI1 homolog isoform X3, with translation MSDLDLQLPSAFDPFAEANAEDSNAGAGSKDYVHVRIQQRNGRKSLTTVQGLKKEYSYNKILKDLKKEFCCNGTVVQDPELGQAIQLQGDQRKNVATFLVQAGIVKKDSIKIHGF
- the LOC136453184 gene encoding protein translation factor SUI1 homolog isoform X1 — its product is MSDLDLQLPSAFDPFAEANAEDSNAGAGSKDYVHVRIQQRNGRKSLTTVQGLKKEYSYNKILKDLKKEFCCNGTVVQDPELGQAIQLQGDQRKNVATFLVQVSYITPGAHLCCFSSFFFLMTLHHIYVWENGVLAPYTDVQL
- the LOC136453184 gene encoding protein translation factor SUI1 homolog isoform X2; the encoded protein is MSDLDLQLPSAFDPFAEANAEDSNAGAGSKDYVHVRIQQRNGRKSLTTVQGLKKEYSYNKILKDLKKEFCCNGTVVQDPELGQAIQLQGDQRKNVATFLVQLTFISSCMLWPGICLFSLAKAVAGQTGCTS
- the LOC136453184 gene encoding protein translation factor SUI1 homolog isoform X4, with translation MSDLDLQLPSAFDPFAEANAEDSNAGAGSKDYVHVRIQQRNGRKSLTTVQGLKKEYSYNKILKDLKKEFCCNGTVVQDPELGQAIQLQGDQRKNVATFLVQMCNCDFALVFLTL